The Janthinobacterium tructae genome contains the following window.
GAACTGGGCGCCGTCTGGTACACGGCCAGCGCGGAAGCGCAGGCGCACCGCGAGGCGTGCCAGCTGCAAGCGGAAGCGACCATCGCCAGCGACCCCTTCGTGCTCGACATGAAGCGTGCATTCGACGCTTTTGTTGTGCCGGGCACGATTACCCCTGCACCGGCCGGCTCTGCCGCGCCGACCCTGCATTGATGATTAACACACTCACAAACTGAATTAACGGAGCATTCTCATGATGAAAAATCAACTGGCTGGCCTGATGAAGCAGGCGCAAACAATGCAAGACAACATGAAAAAGGCCCAGGAACAACTGGCGCTGGTGGAAGTGGAAGGCCAGTCCGGCGCCGGCCTGGTGAAAATCGTCATGACGTGCAAGAACGACGTCAAGCGCGTCTCCATCGACCCGTCGCTGCTGGCCGACGACAAGGACATGCTGGAAGACCTGGTGGCTGCCGCCTTCAACGACGCCGTGCGCAAGGCGGAAGCGACGTCCGCGGAAAAAATGGCAGGCTTGACCGGCGGCATGAACTTGCCAGCCGGCTTCAAAATGCCATTCTGATGCAATCCCGCATGCGCTCGATCTGTGGCACGGGGCAGGGTTGATCCATGTCCAAGTCGCTTGAATTTTTGACCGAGGCGCTGCGGCGCCTGCCCGGCGTCGGCCCCAAGTCGGCGCAGCGGATGGCATTTCATTTGTTGCAGCACGATAGGGAAGGCGCGGCCATGCTGTCGCGCGCCCTGTTCCAGGCCGTCGATGCCGTGCATCACTGCGGCCTGTGCAATACCTTTACCGAACACGAAGTGTGCGAGACCTGTCTCGACGAAGAGCGCGACAAGCGCCTGCTGTGCGTGGTGGAAACGCCCGCCGACCAGCTGATGATCGAGCAGACGCTCACCTACAAGGGCCTGTATTTCGTGCTCATGGGGCGGCTCTCTCCGCTCGACGGCATCGGCCCGAAAGATATCCACCTCGAAAAATTACTCGGCCGCGCCAACGATGGCGTGGTCGGTGAAGTGGTACTGGCCACCAATTTCACGAATGAAGGCGAAGCGACGGCCCATTACATCAGCGAAATGCTGAAGGCGCGGGGCTTGCGCGTGAGCCGTTTGGCCCGCGGCGTACCCGTGGGTGGCGAACTGGAATACGTCGACGCGGGCACGATTGCCCGCGCGATGCTCGACCGCAGGGCAACCTAAATCATGCAAGAGAAAACGTCGGCTGGTCCTTTGGCGGGTATTAAAGTGCTGGAACTGGGCACCCTGATCGCGGGGCCGTTCTGCGCCCGCATGCTGGCCGAATTCGGCGCCGACGTGATCAAGATCGAGTCGCCCGATGGTGGCGACCCCATCCGTACCTGGCGCGTGCTGAAAGATGGCACCTCGCTGTGGTGGTCGGTGCAGGCGCGCAACAAGAAAAGTCTGACCCTGAACCTGAAGTCGCCCGAGGGCCGCGCCATCGCGCGCCAGCTGGCCCTGGAAGCGGACATCATCATCGAGAATTACCGCCCCGGCGTGCTGGAAAAGTGGGATCTGGGCTACGAACAGCTGAAAAAGGAAAAGCCGTCCCTGATCATGGTGCGCCTGTCCGGCTTTGGCCAGACGGGGCCGATGAAGGATTTGCCCGGCTTTGGCGCGATCGGAGAATCGATGGGCGGCCTGCGCTATGTGTCCGGCTTTGCCGACCGTCCGCCCGTGCGCGTGGGCGTGTCGATTGGCGACTCGGTGGCGGCCCTGCATGGCGTGATCGGCGCCATGATGGCCTTGCGCCACCGCGACGTGACCGGTGGGGTGGCTTCCGGGGAAGGGCAGATGGTCGACGTGGCCTTGTATGAATCCGTGTTCAACCTGATGGAGTCCCTGGTGCCTGAATACGATCAGGCGGGCGTGGTGCGCGAGCGCACGGGCGGCTCCCTGCCCGGTATCGTGCCCTCGAATACCTACACCACGGGTGATGGCGAAAACATCGTGATTGCCGGCAATGGCGACGCCATCTTCAAGCGGCTGATGCTGGCCATGGGCCGCATCGACATGGCGGGCGACCCGCAGCTGGCGCGCAACGATGGCAGGGTGGCGCGCACGCAGGAAATCGACGACGCCATCGGCGCCTGGTGCGCCACGCACACGATAGACAGCGCGCTGGCCGTGCTGAAGGCGGCCGATGTGCCGTCTGGCAAAATTTACTCCGTGCGCGATATGCTGAGCGACCCGCAATTTCTCGCCCGCGACATGTTCGAACAACACCATTTCGCCGACGGCACGCCCGTCAAATTGCCCGCCATCAGTCCGAAACTGTCCGCCACGCCGGGCAAGACGCAGTGGCTGGGGCCGACCCTGGGCCAGCACAACGATGAAGTGCTGGCGTCGCTCGGCTATGACGCGGCCGCCATCGCGCGGCTCAAGGCCGATGGGGTGGTGTAGGCAGGAGCAGATAGATGAATGTCGGGTAGGTCGGGTAGGTCGGATTAGCGGCGTAGCCGCGTAATCCGACAACCACCACGCCACGTTACCGACACCACCACCACCACCAGCCAAGCCAACAATGTTGTCGGCTTACGCGCTTCGCGCTAAGCCGACCTACGCAACTCACTGATACCTGTCATGCATCGAATTTTCCGTACAGCGCTTGTCCTGGCATCCAGCACTATCTTCCTCTCCGCCTGTGCCAGCTTCCCGCACGACGCGCCGATTGCCGGCCTGCGCCTGATCGGCGAGCAGCGTATCGCCTTGAAACAGGCGTTCGAAGGCACCACGGTGGGCGGCTTGTCCGGCATCGACTACGATGCCGCCAACAAGAGCTGGGTGATGGAAAGCGATGACCGCTCGGAAATCAATCCGGCCCGCTTCTACCGCGCCACGCTCAGCTACGACAGTCATGCATTTACGGGCGTGACATTAAACAGCGTGCATTTCTTCACGCAGCCCGACGGCAGCCGCTACCCGAACCTGGCACATGCCAAGCTCGATAGTGGCGAGCAGGTGCCCGACATCGAAACCATCCGCGTCGATCCGCAGGACGGCAGCCTGTGGTACGGCAGCGAAGGCAACCGCAAGGTGGGTTTGCACCCGTTCGTGCGCCACGCCGATAGCGGCGGCCACTACCTGGCCACTTTGCCCACGCCGGCCATGTTCAAGGTCTCGCAGGAAGAAATTGGCTCGCGCAACAACATGAGCTTCGAGGCACTGTCGTTTTCCTCGGATGGCAAGAGCCTGTGGCTGGGCATGGAAGCGGCGCTGTACCAGGATGGCCCGCTGGCCACGCCCGACAACGGCTCCGTGGTGCGCATCACGCGCCTGGACCGCGCCGGCACCGTGCTGGGCCAGTACGCGTATCCGATTGAAGCCGTGGCCTCGCGGCCCGCGCCGGGGCGCGAGGCGGACAATGGCGTGTCGGAAATCCTTGCCGTCAACGATCACCAGGTGCTGGTGGTGGAGCGGGCCGGCGTTGAGCACGCGGACGGCTTGTATTCGAACCATGTGCGCATCTACGCGATGGACACCGATGGCGCCAGCGACATCCAGGCCATGCCGGCGCTGGCGGGCGCGAAGTACGTGCCGGCGCGCAAGCGATTGCTGCTGGACCTGGAAAAGATCGGCCTGCCCAAGGTAGACAATATCGAAGGCATCAGCTGGGGCCCGCGCCTGGAAAACGGCCGCCGCAGCCTGGTGATGATTTCCGACGATAATTTCAACGCCCAGCAAGTCACGCAAATCCTTGCCTTCGAAGTGCTCTAGTTTCCAGGCTGGCCAGCTTGCCCGCCTGCATGGCCAGCATGGCCGTGATCGTGTCGTGCGGCGACGGGTGGCCCAGGAAATAGCCTTGCGCCATGTCGCAGCCGTATTCTTCCAGCATCAGCAACTGCTCGTCCGTCTCCACGCCCTCGGCCACCACCACCATTTTCAAGCCATGTGCCATGGCGATGATGGCACGCGTGATGGCCGCGTTTTCCGTATCCTGCGGCAAGCCGGCGATAAAGCTCTTGTCGATCTTCAAGGCCCGCACGTCGAAGCGCTTCAGATAATTCATTGAAGAATATCCTGTGCCGAAGTCGTCGATCGACAGGTACACGCCGATGCCGCGCAATTGTTCCAGCGTCACCATGGTGGCGCGCGCATCGTCCATCAGGGTGCCTTCCGTCAATTCCAGTTCCAGCAGGCGCGCATCGAGGCCCGTGTCGGCCAGTGCCGAGAGCACGATCTGCATCAGGTTTTCATCCTTGAATTGCTTGGCCGACAGGTTCACGGCCATGCGGATGGCGCGCCCGCTGTCGCTTTGCCAGGCCTTGGCCTGGTTGCACGCCGTGCGCAGCACCCATTCGCCGATGGGCACGATCAGCCCCGTCTCTTCGGCCAGCGGGATGAATTCCGTGGGCGAAATGATGCCCCGCTCGGGATGGCGCCAGCGCACCAGCGCTTCCACGCCGACGATCTGCGTGCTGGGCACGTCGATCTGCGGCTGGTACAGCAGGTACAGCTCGTTGTTCTGCAAGGCTTTGCGCAAGCCCACTTCCATCTTGACGTGGCTCATGATTTCCATCGTCAGCGATGAGCTGTACAGCTTGGCGTTGTTCTTGCCGCAGTTCTTCGCGTGGTACATGGCCGTGTCCGCATATTTCAATAGAGAATTGCAATCCTCGCCATCTTCCGGATACAGCGAAATGCCGATGCTGGCCGTGACGAAAATCTCGTGCCCCTCGATCATGAACGGGCGTCGCATGGCTTCCTTGACCCGGTGCGCCACGTTCAGCGCGTCTTCCACCCGCTCCAGGTCGGGTATCAAAATCGTGAATTCGTCGCCGCCCAGGCGCGCCAGGTTGCTGCCGCCGAAGCTGGCCTCAAACTCGTGTTCGGCGCGCAGTACCAGGTCGCTGGGGCGGATGGTTTCGCGCAGGCGCTCGGACACCACCTTGAGCAGATGGTCGCCCACGTCGTGGCCCAGGGTGTCGTTGATGCGCTTGAAGGCATCGAGGTCCATGAACAGCACGGCGAATTTCTTGTCGTGTTCTTTCGAGCGCAGCAGTTCGCGTTCCAGGGTTTCCAGGAAGGCTTGGCGGTTGGGGATGCCCGTCAGGCTGTCGCAATAGGCGAGGCGGCGGATCTGCTCTTCCGTGCGCTTGCGCTCGCTGATGTCGCGTACCAGGCCCAGCACCTCGTCGGACCCTGTCGCCACCAGGCGCGCCTCGAAATGGCGCGTGCTGTCTTCGTGCGTGAGCGTGTAGTCGACCGAGCCGATATGCTGCGTGGCCAGCACGGCGTGGGCCTGCTCCAGCAGGCGCGCGGCGATTTCGGGCGGCAGCACAGCGCCGATATGGCTGCCCACGCAGTCGCTGAGGGAAAAGCCGGCGCTGGCGTCGTGCCCCTGTTCATAGTCGAGATAAAAGCCTTCGCGATTCAGACGAAAGAAGGTGTCGGGGATGGCGGCCAGCACGGCACGGTTGTGCGCGTCGGCGATGCGCAGGCGGGCGATGGCGTCGCTGGCGCGCAGCACGTACAGCACGCGGTGGCCGAGGATGGGCCAGTTGATGGGCTTGGAAATGAAGTCGGTGGCGCCCACCTCGTAGGCGTGCGTGACCGCTTCCAGCTCGTCGCCGCCCGTGACCATGATGATGGGCACGGTGCCGCCCACTTCCTGGCGGCGGATTTCGCGGCACACGGCAAAGCCGTCCAGGGCCGGCATGTCGACGTCGAGCATGACCAGATCCGGCCCGCTGTGCTTGTAGCTGGCCAGCGCCTGCACGCCGTCTTCGGCCTCGATCACGTCCAGGCCTACCTGGGTGAGCATTTGCCGCATCAGCAAGCGCATCACGGGATCGTCGTCGGCGACCAGCACCAGGCCGCGTGGGGGAGGGAGGGGCGCTGTCATGTCAGTGTTCCTTCACGAGGATGGCGCTCAGCGATTCGCGTACGGCCAGGAAGGCTTGCTGCATCTGCTGCAGCAGGGGAGCCGCGCCCTCGGTACTGCCGGCGCGGCCCAGTTTTTCCATCTCCTTGCACAGCTGCGCCAGGCCATCGGCGCCCACGTTGGCGCTGCCCGACTTGAGGCTGTGCGCCACCTTGCGCAGCGCTTGCGCATCCGCGCCGGCAATCGCTGCGCGCATGGCGCTCAACTGGCGCGGCGTCTCGCTGGTAAAAGCCAGGATGACCCGTTCCAGCAGCGCATCGCCATCGGTGCGCGACAGGGCGCGGATGTTTTCCAGCGCCTGCCGGTTCACCGGCTGGCCCGCTGACGGGGCGGCCGATGGCGGCGTTACCTCGGGCGGCGGTTCGGGCGGCACTTCCACAGGCGCTGGCGGTGTTTGCGCCGGCGGCGCCACGCTGTGGTGCACGGTGGCCGCGCGCGGCAGGGCGATCCAGCGCGCAATCGTGTGGCCCAGGTCCTGCTGCGTAAAAGGTTTACTCAGGTAATCGTCCATGCCGGCCGCCAGGCACGCTTCGCGGTCACCCTGCAGCGCATTGGCCGTGATGGCGACGATGGGCAGCACGCGCGCGTGGCCGCACTGCTGTTCATGGCGGCGGATTTCCGCCGTGGCGGCAAAGCCGTCCATCACGGGCATCTGGCAATCCATCAATATCAGATCGAAATCCTCGGCCTGCGCCGCCTGCAAGGCTTCTTCGCCGTTGTGCGCGCACACCACGTCCAGGCCCAGGCTGTCGAGCATGGCCAGCGCCACTTCCACGTTGACTGGATTGTCCTCGGCCAGCAGCACGCGGCGGCGCTGGCGCCGGCCCACCTGACGCGCCGCGTGCGGCGGATGGATGCGCATGCCCTCGCTGGCGCGCGGCGGCGTGACGATGCAGTCGAACAGGTCGCATTCGCGGGCCGGCTTGATCAGCTGGAAGGCCACGCCCGCCTCGCGCCGCTGCACGGGATCGGCCGCCGCCTGTTCCGTGCTCAGCAGCAGTAATTTGAGGTCGGCCAGCAACGGGTCGCTCTTGATGGTGGCGGCCAGGGCCAGGCCGCTGGTGCGCGGCAATTCCATGTCGAGCAGGGCCACGGCATACGGCGTGCCTGCCTGTGCGGCCGCGCGCAGCTTGCCCAGGCAGTCGCTGGCCGTGCCGGCGCTGTCGCAGCCGATGTGCCAGCTGGCCAGCTGCCGCTCCAGCACGGCGCGCGTGGCGGGGGTGTGGTCGACGATCAAGGCGCGTAACCCTCGTGTGGTTTTCAGGTTGAAGGACGGGTCATCGTTGTCGACCCGCCGCTTATCGAAATTTACTTCGAACCAGAAGATCGATCCTTGCGTTAAAGCATTATCGACGCCGATAGTGCCGCCCATCAGCTCCACCAGCTGTTTCGAGATCGTCAAGCCCAGGCCCGTGCCGCCGTGCTTGCGCGTGGTCGAACCATCGGCCTGCGAGAACGATTCGAAGATGCGCGTCTGCGCCTCGCTCGACACGCCGATGCCCGTGTCGTGCACCTCGAAGCGCAAGCCCACGCTGGGCGCATCTTCGCTGCACACGGTCACTTTCACGGTGACCTTGCCCGTTTCCGTGAACTTGATGGCATTGCCCAGCAGATTGACGATGATCTGGCGCAAACGGTTCGGGTCGCCGCAGATGGCGATGGGAATGTCAAACGCGATATCGAATTCCAGGCTGATGTTTTTTGCTTGCGCCTGCGGCGCGAACACGTGTTCTATGTCGTCGAGCAATTCGCGGAAATTGAAGCGGATGTATTCCACGCTCAGCTTGCCCGCCTCGATCTTGGAAAAGTCGAGGATGTCGTTGATGATCACCAGCAAATTCTGCCCCGAGCGCTGCACCATGCTCGTGTAGTGGCGCTGCTGCGGGCTCAAAGGGCTGGCCAGCAGCAGTTCCGTCATGCCCAGCACGCCATTCATCGGTGTGCGGATTTCATGGCTCATGGTGGCGAGAAACGCGCTCTTCGCCTGGCTGGCCGCCTCGGCCGCATCCTTGGCCTTTTCCAGCTGCGCCGTGCGCACGCCCACCTGGCGCTCGAGCTGGTCGCGGTAATTGGCCAGGGTACTGTCGCGGCTGTCGATCTGCGCCAGCATGTCGTTGAAGCTGTCGATCAGCACGCCCAGCTCGTCGCTGCGCTGGTGCGCGATGCGGTGGCTGTAGGTCTGGCTGCTCGACACTTTTTGCGCTGTATCAATCAGCTTGGTGATCGGCTCGGCAATCACGCTCTTGAAGCGCCGCGCCAGGAACACGGCGATCAGGAAGGACAGCACGGTAGCGCCGCCGATGGCGCCCACGTGGCGGCCGATGTCGCGCCACATGTGGTTCAGGTCTGCCTCGATCAGCACGGCGCCAATGATCTGTTGCCCCTCGCCGGGCCGGTAGACGGGACGGTACAGGCGCATGGCGGGCGCCAGGGTCGTGCCCGCACCTTGCGTGACGGGCTGCACGGCCATGTCGGCCAGCAGGGCCGGGTCCATGTCTTCCGGCGCTGCCAGGCTGTCCGCATGCTGCGGCGCGCGGTACAGGGCGAACAGGCGCCCGCCCCGGTCGAACAGGGCCGCCTGGGCCACCTCGTCGCGCGCGGCCAGCGCGGCCAGCACCTGCTCCGCCTGCGGCTGTGCCGATTTGCCCACCAGCAAGGGCACCGCGCCGGCCGCACCGATCACGCCCGCCAGCGACAACAGTTGCTTGCCTTCATCGTTCTTGTGGTTGAGCACGGACGTCAGTGCAAACGCCACGAACACCAGCAGCAGCGCGCAGCCTGACGACAGTACCGAGATCATGGTCAGCTTCTGGCTGATGCTGGAGCGTTGGAAATTGAACATGGTGGCGGCGCTTCTCCTGGCTATCCCTTGACTGTTTTTTAATTCCTATTGGAAAAATATAGACGTGAAGACACACCCAGATATTGATGTGGGTCTAAGGGAGGAGAGGGGAGGGGAACTTATACGAGATGAAACAAATAGGGCGGTCCCGCAGAACCGCCCTCAAATTATTGCTGAGCAACAACACAGGACTTAACAACACCCTCCGCGTTTTCCTGCGCCGCCATAGCGCGCTTCCTGCCGTTCGCGGAAGAACTCTTCATACGTCATCATCGGCTCGCCGGGATGGGTCACTTCCCGGTGCGCCACATAGGTGTCGTACTCGGGCAAGCCGCACATGAGCCGCATGCTTTGCCCCAGATACCGTCCAGCCTTGATGATTTCATCGATCATCATTGCACCGTGGGCATGGCCTGGAACGGCGTTTCCTTGGTGCTCGGCTGGCTGTCGGCGCGCGCCTTCATGATGGTGCGGATACCGAAGAACAGCACGCTGATCACGACGATGACGAAGAAGGCGGCCAGGCCGGCGTCCAGGTAATCGTTGAAGATGATCTGCTGCATCTGTGCCACCGACTTGGCTGGCGCCAGCAAGGTGCCTTCATCGAGCGCCGCCGAGTATTTCTTC
Protein-coding sequences here:
- a CDS encoding YbaB/EbfC family nucleoid-associated protein; this translates as MMKNQLAGLMKQAQTMQDNMKKAQEQLALVEVEGQSGAGLVKIVMTCKNDVKRVSIDPSLLADDKDMLEDLVAAAFNDAVRKAEATSAEKMAGLTGGMNLPAGFKMPF
- the recR gene encoding recombination mediator RecR, which gives rise to MSKSLEFLTEALRRLPGVGPKSAQRMAFHLLQHDREGAAMLSRALFQAVDAVHHCGLCNTFTEHEVCETCLDEERDKRLLCVVETPADQLMIEQTLTYKGLYFVLMGRLSPLDGIGPKDIHLEKLLGRANDGVVGEVVLATNFTNEGEATAHYISEMLKARGLRVSRLARGVPVGGELEYVDAGTIARAMLDRRAT
- a CDS encoding CaiB/BaiF CoA transferase family protein gives rise to the protein MQEKTSAGPLAGIKVLELGTLIAGPFCARMLAEFGADVIKIESPDGGDPIRTWRVLKDGTSLWWSVQARNKKSLTLNLKSPEGRAIARQLALEADIIIENYRPGVLEKWDLGYEQLKKEKPSLIMVRLSGFGQTGPMKDLPGFGAIGESMGGLRYVSGFADRPPVRVGVSIGDSVAALHGVIGAMMALRHRDVTGGVASGEGQMVDVALYESVFNLMESLVPEYDQAGVVRERTGGSLPGIVPSNTYTTGDGENIVIAGNGDAIFKRLMLAMGRIDMAGDPQLARNDGRVARTQEIDDAIGAWCATHTIDSALAVLKAADVPSGKIYSVRDMLSDPQFLARDMFEQHHFADGTPVKLPAISPKLSATPGKTQWLGPTLGQHNDEVLASLGYDAAAIARLKADGVV
- a CDS encoding esterase-like activity of phytase family protein gives rise to the protein MHRIFRTALVLASSTIFLSACASFPHDAPIAGLRLIGEQRIALKQAFEGTTVGGLSGIDYDAANKSWVMESDDRSEINPARFYRATLSYDSHAFTGVTLNSVHFFTQPDGSRYPNLAHAKLDSGEQVPDIETIRVDPQDGSLWYGSEGNRKVGLHPFVRHADSGGHYLATLPTPAMFKVSQEEIGSRNNMSFEALSFSSDGKSLWLGMEAALYQDGPLATPDNGSVVRITRLDRAGTVLGQYAYPIEAVASRPAPGREADNGVSEILAVNDHQVLVVERAGVEHADGLYSNHVRIYAMDTDGASDIQAMPALAGAKYVPARKRLLLDLEKIGLPKVDNIEGISWGPRLENGRRSLVMISDDNFNAQQVTQILAFEVL
- a CDS encoding putative bifunctional diguanylate cyclase/phosphodiesterase, with product MTAPLPPPRGLVLVADDDPVMRLLMRQMLTQVGLDVIEAEDGVQALASYKHSGPDLVMLDVDMPALDGFAVCREIRRQEVGGTVPIIMVTGGDELEAVTHAYEVGATDFISKPINWPILGHRVLYVLRASDAIARLRIADAHNRAVLAAIPDTFFRLNREGFYLDYEQGHDASAGFSLSDCVGSHIGAVLPPEIAARLLEQAHAVLATQHIGSVDYTLTHEDSTRHFEARLVATGSDEVLGLVRDISERKRTEEQIRRLAYCDSLTGIPNRQAFLETLERELLRSKEHDKKFAVLFMDLDAFKRINDTLGHDVGDHLLKVVSERLRETIRPSDLVLRAEHEFEASFGGSNLARLGGDEFTILIPDLERVEDALNVAHRVKEAMRRPFMIEGHEIFVTASIGISLYPEDGEDCNSLLKYADTAMYHAKNCGKNNAKLYSSSLTMEIMSHVKMEVGLRKALQNNELYLLYQPQIDVPSTQIVGVEALVRWRHPERGIISPTEFIPLAEETGLIVPIGEWVLRTACNQAKAWQSDSGRAIRMAVNLSAKQFKDENLMQIVLSALADTGLDARLLELELTEGTLMDDARATMVTLEQLRGIGVYLSIDDFGTGYSSMNYLKRFDVRALKIDKSFIAGLPQDTENAAITRAIIAMAHGLKMVVVAEGVETDEQLLMLEEYGCDMAQGYFLGHPSPHDTITAMLAMQAGKLASLETRALRRQGFA
- a CDS encoding hybrid sensor histidine kinase/response regulator yields the protein MFNFQRSSISQKLTMISVLSSGCALLLVFVAFALTSVLNHKNDEGKQLLSLAGVIGAAGAVPLLVGKSAQPQAEQVLAALAARDEVAQAALFDRGGRLFALYRAPQHADSLAAPEDMDPALLADMAVQPVTQGAGTTLAPAMRLYRPVYRPGEGQQIIGAVLIEADLNHMWRDIGRHVGAIGGATVLSFLIAVFLARRFKSVIAEPITKLIDTAQKVSSSQTYSHRIAHQRSDELGVLIDSFNDMLAQIDSRDSTLANYRDQLERQVGVRTAQLEKAKDAAEAASQAKSAFLATMSHEIRTPMNGVLGMTELLLASPLSPQQRHYTSMVQRSGQNLLVIINDILDFSKIEAGKLSVEYIRFNFRELLDDIEHVFAPQAQAKNISLEFDIAFDIPIAICGDPNRLRQIIVNLLGNAIKFTETGKVTVKVTVCSEDAPSVGLRFEVHDTGIGVSSEAQTRIFESFSQADGSTTRKHGGTGLGLTISKQLVELMGGTIGVDNALTQGSIFWFEVNFDKRRVDNDDPSFNLKTTRGLRALIVDHTPATRAVLERQLASWHIGCDSAGTASDCLGKLRAAAQAGTPYAVALLDMELPRTSGLALAATIKSDPLLADLKLLLLSTEQAAADPVQRREAGVAFQLIKPARECDLFDCIVTPPRASEGMRIHPPHAARQVGRRQRRRVLLAEDNPVNVEVALAMLDSLGLDVVCAHNGEEALQAAQAEDFDLILMDCQMPVMDGFAATAEIRRHEQQCGHARVLPIVAITANALQGDREACLAAGMDDYLSKPFTQQDLGHTIARWIALPRAATVHHSVAPPAQTPPAPVEVPPEPPPEVTPPSAAPSAGQPVNRQALENIRALSRTDGDALLERVILAFTSETPRQLSAMRAAIAGADAQALRKVAHSLKSGSANVGADGLAQLCKEMEKLGRAGSTEGAAPLLQQMQQAFLAVRESLSAILVKEH
- a CDS encoding YbdD/YjiX family protein, yielding MIDEIIKAGRYLGQSMRLMCGLPEYDTYVAHREVTHPGEPMMTYEEFFRERQEARYGGAGKRGGCC